AAGGCCCCGAAGAACGTCACCGCGGCGGCCGCCTCGGCCAACTCCGTCACCCTCACCTGGAGCCCGGTGAGCGGCGCCACCGCGTACGTGGTACAGCGCTCCGCCGGCGGCGCGGCCTATGCCGAGGTCGCGCGGCCCGCGTCGCCGTCCTTCACCGACGCGGGCCTTCAGCCCAACACCGGCTACAGCTACCAGGTCGCCGCGATGGTCGGCGGCGCGGCCACGGAGTTCTCGGCGCCCGTGGGCGTGACCACCAAGGGGGCGGGCACCGCGCAGGTCACCGTCTCCGGCAACATCGTCGCCAACCGCACCTTCTTCGCGGACACCGTGTACGTGCTCAGCGGCTTCGTGAAGGTACGCTCGGGCGCCACGCTGTTCATCCAGCCCGGAACCAAGATCGTGGGCGACACTACGGTGGACGGCAGCTCGCTGTGGATCACGCGCGGCGCCAAGATCAACGCGCAGGGCACCGCCGCCAACCCCATCGTCTTCACCTCGCAGCGCGCCAAGGGCAATCGCAAGCCGGGCGACTGGGGCGGCATCGTCTTCGTGGGCAACGCGCTGGACAACCGCACCGTCACCGGCGGCGTGAGCACGCTCAGTACCGAGGGCCCCGCGGGCACGGGCCAGAACGTGGCCGAGAACTACGGCGGCGGCAGCGACGCCAACGACAACAGCGGCATCATGCGCTACGTGCGCGTGGAGTTCGCCGGCTTCGCCGTGCAGCTCGACCAGGAGCTGAACGCCTTCTCGTTCTACGCCGTGGGCCGCGGCTCGGACTTCCAGTACCTCCAAGCCATGTCCGGTCTGGACGACTCGTTCGAGTTCTTCGGCGGCTCGGTCGACACGAAGTACACGGTGTCGTACGAGGCCGGCGACGACCACTACGACTGGGCGGAAGGTCACAACGGCCGCCACCAGTTCCTCATCGCGCTCCAGACCTGGCAGGCCACACCGCGGCAGGGCGCTGGCTTCCTCTCGCAGGACCCGCACGGCTTCGAGGGCGACGGCTGCGAGATCGACAAGGCGGGCTGCACCAGCTACCTGGCCGGGCCGCTGTCGCAGCCGGTGTGGGCCAACTTCACGCTCATCGGCACCGGGCCGGGGGTGTTCAGCGCGGCGGGCATCGCGGGCTTCAAGGACGCGAACGGCGCCGTGATCCGCCGCGGCTCGGGCGGCACGCTGGTGAACGGCATCGTGGCCCGCTTCCAGGGCATCGGCCTGAACGTTCGCGACGCGGCCACCGACCAGCAGCGCCAGAACGACAGCCTCACCATCGCCAACACGATCTTCAACGAGAACGTGGGCGGCAACTTCGACGCGGCCGCGGCGTGCATCGCCACGGGCAGCGGCGGGAGCTGCGGCACGAAGTCCAACTTCCCCGGCGCGGTGGACATGAGCGTCAACACCTCGTCGCTCTTCGCGCAGCTCCCGGCGCCCGGCGTGGTGCCCACGCTGGCCACGCTGGACTGGACGCCGTCCGCGGGCTCGGCGCTCGCCACGGGCGGCATGGGCACCTTCAGCAGCCGCATCGCCGGGCGGGTGACCAGCTTCTTCGGCGCGAACATGCAGGCCACGGCGTACGTGGGCGCGGCGGACCCGGCCGGCGCCAAGTGGTGGCAGGGCTGGACCGTGTACGATCGCAACTGATCCGCACGCCCGCGCAGAACGAAAGGGCGGGCGCCACCCGGCGTCCGCCCCCCTCCCGCAACCGCGACCCGCTCCTCTACGCAGATGAACCCCAAGCCGTACCTCGTCCTCCTCGCCTCCGCACTCGCCGCGGCGGCCTGCGACTCTCCCGCGCCCCGC
This sequence is a window from Longimicrobiaceae bacterium. Protein-coding genes within it:
- a CDS encoding fibronectin type III domain-containing protein yields the protein MMRLQTRRALLAGAVALTGLLAACNGDSTGNGGSKAPKNVTAAAASANSVTLTWSPVSGATAYVVQRSAGGAAYAEVARPASPSFTDAGLQPNTGYSYQVAAMVGGAATEFSAPVGVTTKGAGTAQVTVSGNIVANRTFFADTVYVLSGFVKVRSGATLFIQPGTKIVGDTTVDGSSLWITRGAKINAQGTAANPIVFTSQRAKGNRKPGDWGGIVFVGNALDNRTVTGGVSTLSTEGPAGTGQNVAENYGGGSDANDNSGIMRYVRVEFAGFAVQLDQELNAFSFYAVGRGSDFQYLQAMSGLDDSFEFFGGSVDTKYTVSYEAGDDHYDWAEGHNGRHQFLIALQTWQATPRQGAGFLSQDPHGFEGDGCEIDKAGCTSYLAGPLSQPVWANFTLIGTGPGVFSAAGIAGFKDANGAVIRRGSGGTLVNGIVARFQGIGLNVRDAATDQQRQNDSLTIANTIFNENVGGNFDAAAACIATGSGGSCGTKSNFPGAVDMSVNTSSLFAQLPAPGVVPTLATLDWTPSAGSALATGGMGTFSSRIAGRVTSFFGANMQATAYVGAADPAGAKWWQGWTVYDRN